From Trichoderma atroviride chromosome 1, complete sequence, one genomic window encodes:
- a CDS encoding uncharacterized protein (EggNog:ENOG41), producing MSASRQIMKWSPQVHQDILIATFCNLSLSSEQWAKVMADLSKMGYTFSEGALRYVDACILGQWHFTNGCSPMATRPRLIGLHSTPLAPVLHSASWGGEENA from the coding sequence ATGTCTGCTTCTCGCCAAATCATGAAATGGAGCCCCCAAGTCCACCAAGACATCCTCATTGCTACCTTCTGCAACCTGAGCCTCTCTTCCGAGCAATGGGCCAAAGTCATGGCCGATCTCAGCAAGATGGGCTACACCTTTTCCGAGGGCGCGCTTCGGTACGTTGATGCATGTATTTTGGGCCAATGGCATTTCACCAATGGCTGCTCACCCATGGCAACGAGGCCTCGCTTGATCGGCCTGCATTCAACACCCCTGGCACCTGTGCTTCACTCTGCCAGCTGgggcggagaagagaatgcgTAG
- a CDS encoding uncharacterized protein (EggNog:ENOG41) — MPRKAASASNPAWDKVDFLNDLLVAFYQAGNHTNSFNPQVNTAIVEFLASRGYDTSWSAIRRQGAA, encoded by the exons ATGCCTCGCAAAGCTGCTTCGGCCTCGAATCCGGCTTGGGACAAGGTCGACTTCCTCAACGACCTGCTTGTCGCCTTTTACCAAGCGGGCAACCATACCAACAGCTTCAACCCGCAGGTCAACACTGCCATTGTCGagtttcttgcttctcgaGGCTACGATACCTCGTGGAGCGCCATCCG GCGGCAGGGAGCGGCATAA